A single window of Gammaproteobacteria bacterium DNA harbors:
- a CDS encoding SRPBCC family protein: MTTSTAGTSSVHLHRVLRATPERIYRAFLDADAMAKWLPPNGFTCRVHHMDVKVGGSFRMSFTNFTTGNSHSFGGTYLELAPHTRIRYTDRFDDPNLPGEMQTTVSLKPVTVGTEMNIVQEGIPAVIPPEACYLGWQESLILLGKLVEAEIPE; the protein is encoded by the coding sequence ATGACGACGAGCACCGCCGGCACTAGCAGCGTCCACCTTCACCGCGTCCTGCGCGCAACCCCGGAACGGATCTACCGGGCGTTTCTCGATGCCGATGCGATGGCGAAATGGCTGCCGCCGAACGGCTTCACCTGCCGGGTCCATCACATGGACGTGAAGGTGGGCGGAAGTTTCAGGATGTCGTTCACGAACTTCACCACCGGCAACAGCCACTCCTTCGGCGGGACGTACCTCGAACTGGCGCCCCATACCCGCATCCGCTACACGGACCGCTTCGACGATCCCAACCTGCCTGGCGAGATGCAGACGACGGTGAGCCTGAAACCGGTTACCGTCGGCACGGAGATGAACATCGTGCAGGAGGGCATTCCTGCCGTCATCCCGCCCGAGGCCTGTTATCTGGGCTGGCAGGAGTCGCTCATCCTGCTCGGCAAGCTGGTCGAGGCCGAAATCCCGGAATAG
- a CDS encoding DoxX family protein produces the protein MDTFLDSWKPRVLSVLRIVTAFLFIQHGTTKMFGFPAPQHQPFELYSMMGLAGVLEVFGGLLILLGLFTRPVAFLLSGEMAFAYFIAHAPQAFWPLLNGGELAVTWCFTFLYLACAGGGEWSLDHLRTASRPGKPA, from the coding sequence ATGGACACTTTTCTGGACAGCTGGAAACCTCGCGTACTGAGCGTCCTGCGCATCGTGACCGCGTTTCTGTTCATTCAGCACGGCACCACGAAGATGTTCGGCTTTCCCGCGCCGCAGCATCAGCCGTTCGAGCTCTATTCGATGATGGGTCTTGCCGGCGTGCTGGAGGTGTTCGGCGGCCTGCTGATTCTGCTGGGCCTGTTCACCCGTCCGGTCGCATTCCTGCTCTCGGGCGAGATGGCCTTCGCCTATTTCATCGCCCATGCGCCGCAGGCCTTCTGGCCGCTGCTGAACGGTGGCGAGCTGGCCGTGACGTGGTGTTTCACGTTCCTCTATCTCGCCTGCGCGGGTGGCGGCGAATGGAGCCTTGACCATCTCCGTACTGCAAGTCGCCCGGGAAAACCTGCCTGA
- a CDS encoding DUF488 family protein, whose amino-acid sequence MALNIKRVYDAPDAGDGVRILVDRLWPRGLSRDKAAVDHWFKEIAPSAELRRWFGHEPERWVEFRHRYFAELDRNPEQVAMLRKAIGRRRATLLYAAKDDEHNNARALRDYLKS is encoded by the coding sequence GTGGCATTGAACATCAAGCGTGTCTATGATGCGCCGGACGCGGGCGACGGCGTGCGTATCCTGGTGGACCGCCTGTGGCCGCGCGGGCTAAGCCGGGACAAGGCCGCTGTCGACCACTGGTTCAAGGAGATCGCCCCCTCGGCGGAGCTGCGGCGCTGGTTCGGTCACGAACCGGAACGCTGGGTGGAGTTCCGCCACCGCTATTTCGCGGAGCTCGACCGCAATCCGGAACAGGTGGCCATGCTGCGCAAGGCGATCGGGCGGCGCCGCGCAACGCTGCTGTATGCGGCGAAGGACGACGAGCACAACAACGCGCGGGCGCTGCGGGATTACCTGAAATCCTGA
- a CDS encoding AI-2E family transporter has translation MNRDNDALSDHRIDYYAGIALLVVLVLGCYFVLRPFLSAVLLAAILSSSTWPVYCRIERAVGGHSGLASAIMVAIVTGVLIVPLVVVGISLTDDIRSVIEMARHLLTEGPPSPPDWVLKIPMVGSTLHERWQEMAGSGTRLTEELIRYLAPLREWGLSVAAALGEGILYLSLSVFISFFIYRDSSTLPIRVQGVLARVGGKRGAAMLRIADSTIKSVIYGIIGTAIAQGFLAGVGMFIAGVPSALLLGALTCVLALAPFGSSVAWAVAAVWLFQQNEVGSAIFLVVWGLLVVSTIDNFLKPYFISKGSKLPFILVFLGGLGGVLAFGFLGIFIGPTLLAIAYTIFQDIERSQIDAGNTSAP, from the coding sequence ATGAACCGCGACAACGATGCCCTGAGCGATCATCGGATCGATTACTATGCCGGCATCGCGCTGCTGGTCGTGCTGGTCCTGGGGTGTTACTTCGTATTGCGCCCGTTCCTGTCGGCGGTGCTGCTGGCCGCGATACTGTCTTCTTCGACCTGGCCGGTATACTGCCGCATCGAACGCGCCGTGGGAGGCCACTCCGGATTGGCCAGTGCAATCATGGTGGCGATCGTGACCGGCGTCCTGATCGTGCCGCTGGTCGTGGTCGGCATCAGCCTGACGGACGATATCCGGTCGGTGATCGAGATGGCCCGGCACCTGCTGACCGAAGGCCCGCCCAGCCCGCCGGACTGGGTGCTCAAGATCCCCATGGTGGGCTCGACGCTCCACGAGCGCTGGCAGGAAATGGCCGGCAGCGGCACGCGCCTGACCGAGGAGCTGATCAGGTACCTCGCGCCGCTGCGCGAATGGGGACTGAGCGTCGCCGCCGCGCTCGGCGAGGGCATCCTGTATCTCTCACTCAGCGTCTTCATCTCGTTCTTCATCTACCGCGACAGCAGCACATTGCCCATCCGCGTGCAGGGGGTGCTCGCCCGCGTCGGCGGCAAGCGCGGCGCGGCCATGCTCCGCATCGCCGACAGCACCATCAAGAGCGTGATCTACGGAATCATCGGCACCGCGATTGCCCAGGGATTCCTCGCCGGCGTCGGCATGTTCATCGCGGGCGTGCCCAGCGCGCTGCTGCTGGGCGCCCTGACATGCGTCCTCGCGCTTGCGCCATTCGGCTCCTCCGTCGCCTGGGCCGTGGCCGCCGTCTGGCTGTTCCAGCAGAACGAAGTCGGCTCGGCCATCTTCCTCGTCGTCTGGGGACTGCTCGTGGTCAGCACGATCGATAACTTTCTCAAGCCCTACTTCATCAGCAAGGGCAGCAAACTGCCCTTCATCCTGGTGTTTCTCGGCGGCCTGGGCGGCGTGCTCGCCTTCGGTTTTCTCGGCATCTTCATCGGCCCGACCCTGCTCGCGATCGCCTACACGATATTCCAGGATATCGAACGCTCGCAGATCGATGCGGGAAACACCTCCGCGCCCTGA
- a CDS encoding NmrA/HSCARG family protein gives MADRKIIAVVGATGAQGGGLVRAILADPGGGFAVRALTRDTGSDKAKALQALGAEVVAADVDDRESLERAFQGAHGAYCVTFFWDHYSPAKELAEAQAMANAARRAGVAHVVWSTLEDTRNWVPLGDERMPTLMDKYKVPHFDAKGEANQWFAAAGVPTTYLLTSFYWDNLIHFGMGPKPGPDGRLVFTLPMGDKKLPGIAAADIGKCAYGIFRRGRDQIGRTVGIAGEHLTGGQMAAALGEALGREVQYVAITPEQYRALGFPGADDLGNMFQFKHDFETEFCGARGLAASRALNPELQTFAQWLARNKDRIPLD, from the coding sequence ATGGCGGACAGGAAGATCATCGCGGTGGTCGGCGCCACCGGTGCGCAGGGCGGCGGGTTGGTGCGCGCCATCCTGGCGGATCCCGGCGGCGGGTTCGCCGTGCGCGCGCTGACGCGCGACACCGGTTCGGACAAGGCGAAGGCGCTGCAGGCCCTGGGCGCCGAGGTCGTGGCCGCGGACGTGGATGACCGGGAGAGTCTGGAACGCGCGTTCCAGGGTGCGCACGGCGCCTACTGCGTCACCTTCTTCTGGGATCATTACTCGCCCGCGAAGGAACTGGCCGAGGCGCAGGCCATGGCCAACGCGGCGCGGCGCGCCGGCGTCGCCCACGTCGTCTGGTCGACGCTGGAGGACACGCGCAACTGGGTGCCGCTCGGTGACGAGCGCATGCCGACCCTGATGGATAAGTACAAGGTCCCGCATTTCGACGCCAAGGGCGAGGCGAACCAGTGGTTCGCCGCCGCGGGCGTGCCGACGACCTATCTGCTCACCTCGTTCTACTGGGACAATCTGATCCACTTCGGCATGGGGCCGAAGCCGGGGCCGGACGGCCGGCTCGTCTTCACGCTGCCGATGGGGGACAAAAAGCTGCCCGGCATCGCGGCGGCGGATATCGGCAAATGCGCCTACGGCATCTTCAGGCGCGGGCGTGACCAGATCGGCCGGACCGTCGGTATCGCGGGCGAGCATCTCACGGGCGGACAGATGGCCGCGGCGCTGGGCGAGGCGTTGGGACGGGAAGTGCAGTACGTCGCCATCACGCCCGAACAGTATCGCGCGCTCGGTTTCCCCGGTGCGGACGACCTCGGCAATATGTTCCAGTTCAAGCACGATTTCGAGACGGAATTCTGCGGCGCCCGCGGCCTCGCCGCCTCGCGCGCGCTGAATCCCGAACTGCAGACCTTCGCGCAATGGCTGGCGCGGAACAAGGACCGCATCCCGCTCGACTAG
- a CDS encoding methylated-DNA--[protein]-cysteine S-methyltransferase, whose protein sequence is MHDYERIARIIRYLDTHQAEQPDLAALAGRAGLSPFHFHRLFTRWAAVTPKDFLQCLTLERARATLRAGEGVLETAIAAGLSGPGRLHDLCVSLEAASPGEIKSGGAGWTLTGGFAETPFGKALIGESPRGLCHLSFVGAGEEGQAWDSLRADWPGARLRRDDDAAGALAARVFARNGDTAGPPALRALVRGTAFQVRVWRALLRIPPGALVSYGRLAAAIGAPGAARAVGAAVGGNSIAYLIPCHRVIRETGAMGGYRWGVERKRAILAWEGGVAKQ, encoded by the coding sequence ATGCATGATTACGAACGCATTGCCCGGATCATCCGCTATCTCGACACGCACCAGGCCGAGCAGCCCGACCTCGCGGCATTGGCGGGGCGCGCGGGACTGAGTCCGTTCCATTTTCACCGCCTGTTCACGCGCTGGGCGGCGGTTACCCCGAAGGATTTTCTCCAATGCCTCACGCTGGAACGTGCCCGTGCGACCCTGCGTGCGGGTGAAGGCGTGCTGGAGACCGCCATCGCGGCGGGACTGTCCGGTCCCGGGCGTCTGCACGATCTGTGCGTCTCGCTCGAGGCCGCCTCGCCGGGCGAGATCAAGTCCGGCGGTGCGGGCTGGACCCTCACGGGCGGTTTTGCCGAAACCCCCTTTGGCAAGGCGCTGATCGGCGAGAGTCCGCGCGGACTCTGTCATCTGTCCTTCGTCGGCGCCGGAGAAGAGGGGCAGGCATGGGACAGCCTGCGCGCGGACTGGCCCGGGGCTCGCCTGCGGCGTGACGACGATGCCGCGGGCGCCCTTGCCGCGCGCGTCTTCGCCCGCAATGGAGATACCGCCGGGCCTCCGGCCCTGCGCGCGCTGGTACGCGGCACGGCCTTTCAGGTGCGGGTGTGGCGCGCCCTGTTGCGGATACCGCCGGGCGCGCTGGTCAGCTACGGGCGGCTGGCCGCGGCGATCGGCGCACCCGGGGCGGCGCGCGCCGTGGGGGCCGCGGTGGGCGGAAACTCCATCGCGTATCTGATCCCGTGTCACCGCGTGATCCGTGAGACGGGCGCGATGGGCGGCTATCGCTGGGGCGTGGAGCGCAAGCGCGCGATCCTGGCCTGGGAAGGCGGCGTGGCGAAACAGTAA
- a CDS encoding DUF2934 domain-containing protein has translation MIRLAAYVRAERRGFVGGSPEEDWLEAEREIDAQLAREAGLVTRGQKAFASALSTLEKEFGNLKTTIADWVEKTAVPAVKARKREAPETSAARAKAPAPATRRRGHKTPARDTAPTI, from the coding sequence ATGATCCGTCTCGCCGCCTATGTGCGGGCCGAGCGACGCGGCTTCGTCGGGGGCTCGCCCGAGGAGGACTGGCTCGAGGCCGAGCGCGAGATCGACGCGCAACTGGCGCGGGAAGCGGGTCTGGTCACCCGGGGCCAGAAGGCATTCGCCTCCGCCCTGTCCACCCTGGAAAAGGAATTCGGCAACCTGAAGACCACGATCGCGGACTGGGTCGAAAAGACCGCTGTTCCCGCCGTGAAGGCGCGCAAGCGAGAGGCGCCGGAAACGTCCGCGGCCCGGGCCAAGGCGCCCGCCCCCGCCACCCGCCGGCGCGGCCACAAGACGCCCGCGCGCGACACGGCACCGACAATCTGA
- a CDS encoding YbaK/EbsC family protein yields MPIARSLEHYMTREGLHFDVVVHPHTKTSMETAQAAHVPGDAIAKAVILEDEDGYLMAVIPATHHIELGILRKELGRPLRLAAEEDLAHLFDDCAIGAIPPIGKIYGLPTVVDEVLSGRPNLYLEAGDHEELIRLDGGEFDFLFSGARRGCFSRHV; encoded by the coding sequence ATGCCCATTGCCCGCTCCCTCGAGCACTATATGACACGGGAGGGCTTGCACTTTGACGTTGTCGTCCACCCGCATACGAAGACCAGCATGGAGACCGCGCAAGCGGCTCACGTCCCCGGCGATGCGATCGCCAAGGCCGTGATCCTCGAAGACGAGGACGGCTATCTGATGGCCGTCATACCCGCCACCCATCACATCGAACTGGGCATCCTGCGCAAGGAACTGGGACGCCCGCTGCGCCTGGCCGCGGAAGAGGACCTGGCCCATCTCTTCGACGACTGCGCCATCGGCGCGATCCCGCCGATCGGCAAGATCTATGGACTGCCGACTGTCGTGGACGAGGTGCTGTCCGGACGCCCGAACCTCTATCTCGAAGCGGGCGATCACGAAGAACTGATCCGCCTGGACGGCGGTGAATTCGACTTCCTGTTCTCAGGCGCCCGGCGCGGATGCTTCAGCCGCCATGTCTGA